One Pseudochaenichthys georgianus chromosome 7, fPseGeo1.2, whole genome shotgun sequence DNA segment encodes these proteins:
- the LOC117449638 gene encoding troponin C, skeletal muscle-like → MPTDAQSDARSFLTEEMIAEFKAAFDMFDTDGGGDISTKELGQVMRMLGQNPSREELDAIIEEVDEDASGTIDFEEFLVMMVQQLKEDQAGKSEEELSECFRIFDKNGDGFVDREEFGNILHLTGELLVEEDIDEMFGEADNNKDGKLDFDEFLKMMENVQ, encoded by the exons ATG CCCACTGACGCCCAAAGCGATGCCCGGTCCTTCCTGACTGAGGAGATGATTGCAG AGTTCAAAGCCGCCTTCGACATGTTTGACACAGACGGTGGCGGAGACATCAGCACCAAGGAGTTGGGTCAAGTGATGAGGATGCTGGGCCAGAATCCATCAAGGGAGGAGTTGGATGCCATCATTGAGGAGGTGGATGAGGATG CAAGCGGTACTATCGACTTCGAGGAGTTCTTGGTCATGATGGTGCAACAGCTAAAGGAGGACCAGGCTGGAAAGAGTGAAGAAGAGCTTTCAGAATGCTTCCGTATCTTTGACAA GAATGGAGATGGATTTGTGGACAGGGAGGAGTTTGGAAATATTCTCCATCTCACCGGGGAGCTACTGGTGGAGGAAGATATCGATGAGATGTTTGGTGAAGCAGACAATAACAAAGATGGAAAGCTTGATTTTGATG AGTTTCTGAAGATGATGGAGAACGTCCAGTAA